One genomic region from Glaciimonas sp. PAMC28666 encodes:
- a CDS encoding type I-F CRISPR-associated protein Csy2 produces MSRFIVLLPRMEVTGANALSAWWFLAPPSPTAYVGFGQALALKCLPPELAHQFIGVGTVIHDYRLRAEKVNGAYSLLPHQLRAAALINTDDYSSKNKNALSLQPTARCDMTVSLAIVFDEGASVNMDYVEIFLRNARMAGGAVAMDSPKPITLENMREVKNHLKTGFALHARNDLMVPAEGEDALDALLSATLPTTEQRQASPWLMPATMGFVTVTDIRDRVWTRDGHPHAFAEPLVGLVQLKSLKDTFIPTWKYERPSERVFLVGH; encoded by the coding sequence ATGAGCCGTTTTATCGTCCTGCTGCCACGCATGGAAGTCACCGGCGCCAATGCTCTCTCTGCGTGGTGGTTTCTCGCCCCACCCAGCCCCACTGCCTACGTCGGATTCGGACAGGCGTTGGCTTTGAAATGCCTGCCACCGGAGTTGGCACATCAATTTATAGGTGTCGGTACGGTCATTCATGACTATCGCCTGCGCGCCGAGAAAGTCAACGGAGCGTACTCGTTACTTCCTCACCAGTTGCGCGCTGCCGCCTTGATTAATACTGACGATTATTCTTCTAAAAACAAGAACGCGCTTTCGCTTCAGCCCACTGCCCGGTGCGATATGACCGTATCACTGGCGATCGTATTTGACGAAGGTGCAAGTGTCAATATGGATTACGTTGAAATTTTTCTGCGCAACGCCCGTATGGCGGGTGGTGCAGTGGCAATGGACTCGCCAAAGCCAATCACCCTCGAAAACATGCGAGAGGTAAAAAATCATCTCAAAACCGGTTTTGCATTACATGCGCGAAATGACCTGATGGTGCCTGCAGAGGGGGAAGACGCATTGGATGCCTTGTTAAGTGCGACGTTGCCGACAACCGAACAACGCCAGGCCTCGCCATGGTTAATGCCAGCAACGATGGGGTTCGTTACCGTGACTGACATTCGTGATCGTGTCTGGACCCGCGATGGACATCCGCATGCTTTTGCCGAACCGCTGGTCGGACTGGTCCAGCTCAAATCCTTAAAAGATACATTTATCCCGACGTGGAAGTACGAAAGACCCTCCGAACGCGTTTTCCTTGTTGGGCATTGA